In Acaryochloris marina S15, a single genomic region encodes these proteins:
- the amt gene encoding ammonium transporter codes for MLWLLVCSALVFVMQPGFMCLESGLTRSKNNINVAIKNFADFSLSTLIFWFLGYGLMFGASINTVIGTDQFLASPETDAALAAFIVFQTMFCSTAATIVSGAVAERTKFGGYLMITAFMASVIYPIFGHWVWNGIEAGQVEGWLGRMGFVDFAGSTVVHSVGGWVALAAILIIGPRQGRFSKTDAPKEILGSSLPLSVLGALLLWMGWLGFNGGSGLEFSDRVPIILLNTVLGGAAGTLTAGALGWWRTKIPKIELMINGSLAGLVSVTASCHVINPPLAIIIGAIGGAVMMVVKHWMTQLQIDDAVDAVPVHLGGGIWGTLAVGLYGRPDLLETGLNRGSQIGVQLLGIAACGVWTFGLSWLLLKGVDRLMRLRVLAKDEQMGLNFAEHHAKSEVLDLFQVMDQQAEDLDFSLRAPVEPFTEVGRIATRYNQVIDALEKSNHELLDTKTTLEQQVEARTAKLVETNQELQQLAHLKADYSRTLEAEVEAKTQKLRQEIEERQEAEIALAQQVKRAQLLEKITQAIRQNLDTQRIFQAAADQIGQVFQVSRCHLHSYTEDGEASIPVVAEYTAPGTNSLLGIEMPVADNPHAQQVLAQDKAVVTPNIYTDRLLEALISDSQPVTLKSMLAVRTSYQGKPNGAIILQHCDRRLSRQAYLSQPDAHEDCFRAWPAAEIDLLEAVADQIGIALAQAQLLEQEQSQRTQLQQEIFERQQTDAALKESKERFQLAVQGSGDVLWDWNIVNKAFYLAPRFGQLLGYETDELDCTLDTWKAHICLEDQEQVSLALKHHLEHLVPYEVEYRLRTKAGYYLWVSGRGQAIWDIEGKPIRMAGSIRDITENKAATEALKQQMRRAELVEEITRKIRKNIDRQQIFKATVQELGKAFQVSRCHLHTYVTQPKPHLPIVAEYLTGESPSMLGTDILLENNPHARKVLRHDRAVASANILSDPLLQTVADIFVQGQVKSMLAIRTSYQRKANGVIVLQQCDRNRDWTQAEIELIEAVAGQVGIALAHGHLLEQEQQQRQKLTQNNSALKQARTEADAANVAKSEFLATMSHEIRTPMNAVIGMTGLLLNTTLDNQQRDFVETIRSSGDALLTLINDILDFSKIEAGKLEFEEQPFSLRACIEESLRLVAPRAIDKQLELAYLFDPTTPNHIVGDVTRLRQILVNLLTNGVKFTEQGEVVIYVQDITDTETDPKETSPQRKNITDIQNQRRLIQFEVRDTGIGIPEDRMNRLFKSFSQVDASTTKKYGGTGLGLAICKSLSHMMGGRIWVESKAGVGSSFFFTIALPVAPEGDNTLDQSQQILDGKQLLVVDDNPTNRRILTLQAQTWGMGIQTVSGGAEALALLNSDSQFDLAILDMQMPEMDGGELAKHIRQLDQGKQLPLVMLSSLGQDEIIKHKQEIQFSAILNKPIQQSYLYDALAEIFEGQRIKVKPTLACPVNLEVQSDQSLQILLAEDIVVNQKVALLILKQMGYRADVANNGEEVLEALHRQSYDVVLMDVQMPEMDGLTAASCIKEQWKEEERPYIIALTANAMQGDREMCMAAGMHDYVSKPIRVDELQTAFERYYAQAKQPQVAYAAPN; via the coding sequence ATGTTATGGCTACTTGTCTGTTCAGCACTAGTCTTTGTGATGCAACCCGGGTTTATGTGCCTGGAGTCTGGACTTACGCGTTCCAAAAATAATATCAACGTTGCCATTAAAAATTTTGCAGACTTTAGCCTATCCACCCTTATCTTCTGGTTTTTGGGCTATGGCTTGATGTTTGGAGCATCCATTAACACTGTTATCGGCACGGATCAATTTCTAGCTTCCCCTGAAACAGACGCAGCTCTAGCAGCGTTTATTGTCTTTCAAACTATGTTTTGCAGCACTGCAGCCACCATCGTTTCAGGAGCTGTGGCGGAGCGCACTAAGTTTGGGGGCTATCTGATGATCACTGCCTTTATGGCCAGTGTGATCTACCCCATCTTTGGGCATTGGGTCTGGAACGGTATCGAAGCTGGACAAGTGGAGGGCTGGTTAGGACGGATGGGATTTGTTGATTTTGCCGGATCAACGGTCGTCCATAGTGTGGGGGGATGGGTTGCCCTAGCAGCTATTTTAATTATTGGGCCTAGACAAGGGAGATTTTCCAAGACAGATGCCCCAAAGGAGATTTTGGGGTCAAGCTTACCATTATCCGTCTTGGGTGCTTTACTGCTATGGATGGGATGGCTAGGCTTTAATGGCGGGAGTGGTCTAGAATTCAGTGACCGCGTTCCGATCATCTTACTGAATACAGTGCTCGGCGGTGCTGCTGGGACCCTGACTGCAGGTGCTCTAGGATGGTGGCGGACGAAGATTCCCAAGATTGAGTTAATGATTAATGGTTCCCTGGCAGGACTAGTGTCGGTGACCGCCAGTTGCCATGTCATCAACCCACCCCTAGCTATCATCATCGGTGCCATCGGTGGAGCCGTCATGATGGTGGTCAAACATTGGATGACTCAGCTACAAATTGACGATGCAGTTGATGCCGTACCGGTTCATTTGGGAGGCGGAATTTGGGGCACCTTAGCGGTCGGGCTATACGGTCGCCCAGATTTACTAGAGACCGGCCTCAATCGCGGTAGCCAAATCGGCGTTCAGCTTTTGGGGATAGCCGCATGTGGGGTTTGGACCTTCGGTTTGAGTTGGCTTTTGTTAAAAGGGGTGGATCGACTGATGCGCTTGCGGGTATTGGCAAAAGATGAACAGATGGGCCTTAACTTTGCCGAGCATCATGCCAAATCTGAAGTCCTTGATTTGTTCCAGGTAATGGATCAACAGGCAGAAGACCTCGACTTCAGCTTGCGGGCTCCCGTTGAACCCTTTACAGAGGTCGGTCGCATTGCTACCCGCTATAACCAAGTGATTGATGCGTTAGAAAAGTCTAATCACGAATTGTTGGATACGAAAACCACCCTAGAGCAACAAGTGGAAGCTCGAACAGCGAAACTCGTTGAAACTAATCAAGAACTGCAGCAGCTTGCTCACTTGAAAGCAGATTACTCGCGAACCCTGGAAGCCGAGGTCGAAGCCAAAACTCAAAAGCTGAGACAAGAAATTGAAGAGCGGCAAGAAGCAGAAATTGCCCTGGCTCAGCAGGTTAAGCGAGCACAGCTTTTGGAGAAAATCACCCAGGCTATTCGTCAAAACCTAGATACCCAAAGAATTTTTCAGGCTGCAGCAGATCAAATTGGTCAGGTTTTTCAAGTCAGTCGTTGCCACTTACATAGCTATACGGAAGATGGAGAGGCCTCTATTCCTGTTGTGGCAGAATATACAGCTCCTGGTACTAATTCACTTCTCGGCATTGAGATGCCTGTGGCGGATAATCCCCATGCCCAACAGGTCCTCGCTCAGGATAAAGCTGTCGTAACTCCGAATATCTATACCGATCGATTGCTGGAAGCCCTGATTTCAGATTCTCAGCCGGTTACCTTGAAGTCGATGTTAGCGGTACGCACGTCCTATCAAGGCAAACCCAATGGCGCGATTATCTTACAACATTGCGATCGCAGATTGTCTCGCCAAGCGTATCTGTCCCAACCCGATGCCCATGAGGACTGTTTTCGAGCTTGGCCCGCTGCCGAAATCGACTTATTAGAAGCAGTTGCTGACCAAATCGGCATTGCCCTGGCCCAAGCCCAACTGTTGGAACAAGAGCAATCCCAGCGCACCCAGCTGCAACAAGAAATTTTTGAGCGCCAACAAACTGATGCGGCTTTAAAGGAAAGCAAGGAACGGTTTCAATTAGCCGTTCAGGGGTCAGGAGATGTCCTTTGGGATTGGAATATCGTTAACAAAGCCTTTTATCTTGCCCCCCGATTTGGTCAACTGTTGGGCTATGAAACCGATGAGTTAGACTGCACCTTAGACACCTGGAAAGCCCATATTTGTCTAGAGGATCAAGAGCAGGTCTCTCTGGCTCTCAAGCATCATTTAGAACACTTAGTTCCTTACGAAGTAGAGTATCGTCTGCGGACAAAAGCAGGCTATTACCTGTGGGTGTCCGGTCGTGGTCAAGCCATCTGGGATATCGAAGGCAAACCCATCCGCATGGCCGGATCTATTCGTGATATTACAGAAAACAAAGCAGCCACTGAAGCCCTAAAGCAACAAATGCGTCGGGCTGAACTGGTAGAAGAAATTACCCGTAAGATCCGTAAAAATATAGACCGCCAACAAATCTTCAAGGCCACTGTTCAAGAACTTGGCAAAGCCTTTCAAGTCAGTCGGTGTCATCTTCATACCTACGTCACGCAACCCAAACCCCATTTACCCATCGTTGCAGAATACCTAACGGGAGAGTCCCCCTCCATGCTGGGGACCGACATTTTGCTGGAAAACAATCCCCATGCCCGCAAAGTTCTACGGCATGATCGCGCGGTTGCCTCTGCTAATATACTCAGCGATCCTCTTCTGCAAACCGTTGCGGACATTTTTGTGCAAGGCCAAGTTAAATCCATGTTGGCAATTCGCACCTCCTATCAGCGCAAAGCGAATGGAGTGATTGTGCTACAACAATGCGATCGCAACCGGGACTGGACCCAAGCCGAAATTGAACTCATAGAAGCCGTTGCCGGACAAGTTGGTATTGCCCTAGCCCATGGTCATCTCCTGGAGCAGGAACAACAACAGCGCCAAAAATTGACTCAGAACAATTCAGCATTGAAACAAGCCCGGACAGAGGCCGATGCTGCCAACGTCGCCAAAAGCGAATTTTTGGCCACCATGAGTCATGAAATTCGCACCCCGATGAACGCGGTCATTGGCATGACGGGTCTGTTGCTGAATACAACCTTAGATAATCAACAACGGGACTTCGTTGAAACCATTCGCAGCAGTGGAGATGCCCTGTTAACCCTGATCAACGACATCCTAGATTTCTCCAAAATTGAAGCTGGAAAACTAGAATTTGAAGAACAGCCCTTTAGTCTACGGGCCTGTATTGAAGAATCCCTGCGTCTAGTGGCCCCCAGAGCCATTGATAAACAGCTCGAACTTGCCTATTTATTCGATCCCACTACCCCCAACCACATCGTGGGCGATGTTACCCGGCTACGCCAAATCTTGGTGAATTTACTCACCAATGGCGTTAAATTTACGGAGCAGGGTGAAGTAGTGATTTATGTTCAGGACATCACTGATACTGAAACCGACCCGAAAGAGACGTCACCCCAACGGAAAAATATTACCGATATTCAAAATCAACGTCGTTTGATCCAATTCGAAGTCAGAGATACCGGCATTGGTATTCCGGAAGATCGGATGAACCGTCTGTTCAAATCCTTTAGCCAGGTGGATGCCTCAACTACCAAAAAATATGGGGGTACAGGACTTGGATTAGCCATTTGTAAATCTCTCTCCCACATGATGGGTGGCCGGATCTGGGTCGAGAGCAAAGCTGGTGTTGGGTCTAGCTTTTTCTTTACTATTGCGCTACCTGTTGCCCCTGAGGGAGACAATACCCTCGATCAATCTCAACAAATACTCGATGGCAAGCAGCTACTTGTGGTGGACGACAATCCCACTAATCGCAGAATTTTGACCCTACAAGCCCAAACCTGGGGCATGGGAATCCAAACTGTTAGCGGTGGTGCTGAAGCCCTGGCACTCCTGAACAGTGACTCCCAGTTTGATCTGGCGATCTTGGATATGCAAATGCCCGAAATGGATGGGGGCGAATTAGCAAAGCATATTCGACAACTCGATCAGGGAAAACAGCTCCCCCTCGTCATGCTCAGTTCCTTGGGACAAGACGAAATCATTAAACATAAGCAAGAAATTCAGTTTTCTGCCATTCTCAACAAACCAATCCAGCAATCCTACTTATACGATGCCTTAGCAGAAATCTTTGAAGGTCAGCGGATCAAAGTTAAACCCACTTTAGCTTGTCCTGTGAATTTGGAAGTACAGAGTGATCAGTCCCTCCAAATATTGTTGGCAGAAGATATTGTCGTCAATCAAAAAGTGGCTCTACTGATCCTGAAACAAATGGGTTACCGGGCAGATGTAGCCAACAATGGCGAAGAAGTCTTAGAAGCTCTTCATCGCCAGTCCTACGATGTCGTGTTAATGGATGTTCAAATGCCCGAAATGGATGGCCTGACAGCAGCCAGCTGCATTAAAGAACAGTGGAAGGAAGAGGAACGGCCCTATATTATTGCGTTGACCGCCAATGCTATGCAGGGGGATCGGGAAATGTGTATGGCAGCAGGAATGCATGACTATGTCAGTAAACCCATTCGTGTAGATGAGTTACAAACTGCCTTTGAACGGTATTATGCTCAGGCCAAACAACCCCAGGTGGCTTATGCAGCCCCCAACTGA
- a CDS encoding hybrid sensor histidine kinase/response regulator has translation MQPLNSSKFSLIDGLKQCLAPLRSPLSRQIGIMGLGSCLIAEAVILVPAYFRIREAKLGQLEAQSLTAITPLASFANTKSSPDQLVDTAETLMQGSNVMGGTLYQNGSKRVTFGTSPTLPDFSNPDITRVWNNSSSTYDITWPQQENTGYRLSLRLDGTEIQAAALTSSLQLAGFILLIWITFTIITLQAVSRTVISPLNQLLDELRKVEVAMSGDPSQVELSSLECDRNHELAEVIDTFNVVLQRAALNIGQLKDSMISLLETRQQELEEMVSELQSAKHEAETANQAKSQFLANMSHEIRTPMNAVIGMTGLLLNTPLETQQQDFVETIRSSGDALLTLINDILDFSKIEAGKLDLEQQPFEIRTCIEEALLIVASKASGKNLELAYLINPPTPTAILGDITRLRQVLVNLLNNAIKFTGEGEVVVYVSSKPIETIDMGTDTDLEVIAEATPYEIQFDVKDTGIGIPPDKLEHLFKSFSQVDASTTRKFGGTGLGLAISKQLSELMGGKIWVTSEVSLGSTFSFNIAASEIPNYVSPKAVSDIQLAGKQLLIVDDNATNREILSLQAQSWGMLTCAVKSGIKALEWLQRGVNFDLAVLDMQMPEMDGVTLAQKIREEPNGKTLPLVVLSSLGQDDIRARAGDINFSAILNKPVQQAQLQSVLSQVLDNPLIKVEQTSGVQEKPTNLGDQHPLRILLAEDMVVNQKVALLILKQLGYRADVANNGLEVIEALERQSYDVVLMDVQMPEMDGLTATREVCQRWSPEDRPHIIAMTANAMQGDREMCLDAGMDAYITKPVRVNELRDVLSRCQPMEEPEETPPPIPVAPLQPVSLNEPTPPDLPMAPESSQPVAVLVGSTATQQVQATEQIPQLEENLSVPFPQSTSIPPLPEIQATLASQETTVIMEQPTMAETSMDPSIIDPAALDSFRQLAGEHASLLIADLLNTYLEDAPGRVEKMHQAVKDADPDGLSDAAHALKSASANLGAKQLASFCSEAEALGRSGTTAGSADVVSQISQAYETVRIAFEAEMAACSV, from the coding sequence ATGCAGCCGCTGAATTCATCAAAGTTTAGCCTGATTGATGGTCTGAAACAATGTTTAGCTCCCCTTCGTTCTCCCCTGAGTCGTCAGATTGGCATTATGGGGTTAGGAAGCTGCCTCATTGCCGAGGCTGTCATTTTAGTACCGGCCTATTTCAGGATTAGAGAAGCCAAACTAGGCCAACTGGAAGCCCAAAGTTTAACCGCAATCACCCCTTTGGCCAGTTTCGCTAACACGAAGTCCTCTCCAGACCAGCTAGTTGATACGGCTGAGACCCTCATGCAGGGGTCAAACGTCATGGGTGGCACCCTCTACCAAAATGGGAGTAAACGGGTCACGTTTGGGACTTCCCCTACATTGCCAGATTTTTCTAATCCTGACATAACCAGGGTTTGGAACAACTCGTCATCGACTTACGATATTACTTGGCCACAGCAAGAGAATACCGGTTATCGATTATCTTTAAGGCTGGACGGGACAGAGATTCAGGCAGCAGCCCTAACGAGCTCTCTACAGTTAGCCGGATTCATTCTGCTCATTTGGATTACGTTTACGATTATTACCCTACAGGCTGTGAGCCGTACGGTTATCAGTCCCCTCAACCAGCTGTTAGATGAGTTACGGAAAGTTGAAGTTGCCATGTCTGGCGATCCTAGCCAGGTGGAATTGAGTTCTCTGGAATGCGATCGCAACCATGAATTAGCTGAGGTCATCGATACCTTCAATGTTGTTCTCCAACGAGCCGCTCTCAATATTGGCCAACTCAAAGACAGCATGATTTCCCTGTTGGAGACTCGGCAGCAGGAGTTAGAGGAGATGGTTTCTGAGCTCCAATCTGCTAAACATGAAGCAGAGACAGCCAATCAGGCCAAAAGTCAATTTCTGGCCAATATGAGCCATGAAATTCGCACCCCCATGAATGCAGTCATTGGCATGACTGGTTTACTCTTAAATACGCCTTTAGAGACACAACAACAGGATTTTGTCGAAACCATCCGCAGTAGTGGGGATGCCTTACTGACCCTGATCAACGATATTTTAGATTTCTCCAAAATTGAGGCAGGGAAGCTGGATCTTGAACAGCAACCCTTTGAAATCAGGACCTGTATTGAAGAAGCCTTGCTGATCGTTGCATCGAAAGCCTCTGGTAAAAATCTGGAGCTGGCTTATCTGATTAATCCACCCACGCCAACCGCCATTCTGGGGGATATTACTCGCCTACGTCAGGTTTTAGTCAACCTGCTCAACAATGCGATTAAGTTTACAGGCGAAGGGGAAGTCGTCGTTTATGTGTCTTCAAAACCCATTGAGACTATAGATATGGGGACTGATACAGACCTGGAAGTGATCGCCGAAGCCACCCCCTATGAAATCCAATTTGATGTCAAAGACACGGGAATTGGCATTCCCCCGGACAAGTTAGAGCATTTATTCAAATCTTTTTCCCAGGTTGATGCTTCTACAACCCGTAAGTTTGGGGGTACTGGCCTTGGTTTAGCCATTAGTAAGCAGCTCAGCGAACTGATGGGGGGCAAAATATGGGTCACTAGCGAGGTGAGTCTCGGGTCCACCTTTTCCTTTAACATTGCTGCCTCCGAGATTCCGAACTATGTCAGCCCCAAAGCAGTCTCAGATATTCAGTTAGCGGGCAAACAGCTCTTGATTGTGGATGATAATGCCACCAATCGAGAGATCTTATCCCTACAGGCTCAATCTTGGGGAATGTTAACTTGTGCGGTTAAGTCCGGCATTAAAGCCTTAGAGTGGCTGCAACGAGGTGTAAATTTTGACCTCGCCGTCCTTGATATGCAAATGCCGGAGATGGACGGGGTGACCTTGGCACAGAAAATCCGGGAAGAGCCCAACGGTAAAACATTACCCCTGGTGGTCTTAAGTTCTTTAGGACAAGATGACATCCGAGCCCGGGCTGGCGACATTAATTTTTCGGCCATTTTAAACAAGCCTGTTCAGCAAGCTCAACTTCAAAGCGTCCTCTCCCAAGTGCTAGACAACCCTCTGATTAAAGTTGAGCAGACCTCAGGCGTTCAAGAAAAACCCACCAATCTAGGTGATCAACATCCCTTGCGCATCCTCTTAGCAGAGGATATGGTGGTCAACCAAAAAGTGGCCCTGTTGATTTTAAAACAATTGGGCTATCGAGCCGACGTTGCCAACAACGGTCTAGAAGTCATTGAAGCCTTAGAGCGGCAATCCTATGATGTTGTTCTCATGGATGTGCAAATGCCAGAGATGGATGGTCTCACCGCAACCCGAGAAGTTTGCCAACGCTGGTCCCCTGAAGATCGTCCTCACATCATCGCCATGACCGCCAATGCCATGCAGGGCGATCGAGAAATGTGTCTGGATGCGGGTATGGATGCCTATATCACCAAACCCGTCCGCGTCAACGAGCTAAGGGATGTCCTCAGTCGGTGCCAACCGATGGAGGAGCCTGAGGAAACACCTCCTCCTATTCCTGTGGCACCATTGCAGCCCGTCAGCCTCAATGAACCGACTCCACCAGACTTGCCCATGGCACCGGAAAGCTCTCAACCCGTTGCCGTTTTAGTGGGGAGTACAGCAACCCAGCAGGTCCAGGCGACTGAACAGATTCCCCAATTAGAAGAGAATCTGTCAGTACCGTTTCCTCAAAGCACCTCCATTCCCCCTCTCCCCGAGATACAAGCTACTCTTGCGTCTCAAGAAACAACCGTAATCATGGAACAACCAACGATGGCCGAAACCTCAATGGATCCGAGCATTATTGACCCCGCAGCATTGGATAGTTTCCGCCAGCTCGCTGGGGAACATGCGTCTTTACTCATTGCTGATTTGTTAAACACCTATCTGGAAGATGCACCGGGGCGAGTCGAAAAAATGCATCAGGCCGTCAAAGACGCTGATCCAGATGGGTTAAGTGATGCAGCCCATGCCCTGAAATCAGCCAGTGCCAACCTTGGTGCTAAACAACTGGCGAGTTTCTGTTCCGAGGCAGAAGCCCTCGGGCGTTCAGGTACGACGGCAGGATCTGCAGACGTTGTCTCTCAGATTTCTCAAGCCTACGAGACCGTTCGCATTGCTTTTGAAGCGGAAATGGCTGCCTGCAGTGTTTAG
- the cobW gene encoding cobalamin biosynthesis protein CobW, which translates to MHKIPVTVVTGFLGAGKTTLIRNLLQNNQGRRIAVMVNEFGEVGIDGDLLRSCQVCDEEGEVDSNILELTNGCLCCTVQEEFLPTMQTLLQRRDQIDCIVIETSGLALPKPLIQAFRWPEIRTGATVDGVITVVDCDAIASGTLVGDLDALESQRQADDSLDHETPIEELFEDQLACADLVLLTKGDCVEQKDQERVQHWLRQELPSGVKVLPCHAGQVSPDLLLGFNAAVEDHLESRPSHHDHEEEHDHDDDINAIQVIVDQAFDPKELLTQLQALVQTHEIFRIKGFVAVPQKPMRLVIHGVGQRFDSFYDRLWQPQEARQTKLVFIGENLQQSEIENALLQPTAKLSLQP; encoded by the coding sequence ATGCATAAAATTCCCGTAACGGTGGTCACCGGATTTCTAGGTGCCGGCAAAACGACGTTAATTCGCAATTTACTACAAAACAATCAAGGTCGACGGATTGCCGTCATGGTCAATGAATTCGGCGAAGTCGGTATTGATGGCGATCTATTGCGTTCCTGTCAAGTTTGTGACGAAGAAGGAGAGGTGGACAGCAATATCCTCGAACTCACCAACGGCTGTCTGTGCTGCACGGTTCAGGAAGAGTTTTTACCAACCATGCAAACCCTTTTGCAACGGCGAGATCAAATTGACTGCATCGTGATCGAGACGTCAGGTTTGGCCTTGCCTAAACCCCTTATCCAAGCCTTTCGCTGGCCCGAAATCCGCACGGGGGCGACGGTAGACGGGGTGATTACTGTAGTGGATTGTGATGCGATCGCATCCGGTACCCTAGTGGGCGATCTAGACGCTCTTGAGTCTCAGCGCCAAGCCGATGACAGCCTCGATCACGAAACCCCCATCGAAGAGCTTTTTGAAGATCAATTGGCCTGTGCAGACCTCGTTTTACTGACCAAGGGAGATTGTGTCGAACAAAAGGATCAAGAACGAGTCCAACACTGGTTGCGTCAAGAACTTCCCAGCGGTGTCAAAGTCTTACCTTGTCATGCAGGACAAGTCAGCCCCGACCTATTATTAGGCTTTAATGCGGCGGTTGAAGATCACCTAGAATCTCGTCCCAGTCACCACGATCACGAAGAGGAACATGATCATGATGATGACATCAATGCCATCCAAGTGATAGTCGACCAAGCATTTGACCCGAAAGAGCTATTGACCCAACTGCAAGCATTAGTTCAAACCCATGAGATCTTTCGGATAAAGGGATTTGTGGCCGTTCCCCAAAAACCGATGCGCCTCGTTATTCATGGTGTGGGGCAACGCTTTGATTCTTTTTATGATCGTCTTTGGCAACCTCAAGAAGCTCGCCAAACAAAGTTGGTATTTATCGGTGAGAATCTTCAACAATCCGAAATAGAGAATGCCCTTCTCCAACCCACGGCAAAACTTTCTCTTCAACCGTAG
- a CDS encoding HupE/UreJ family protein — protein sequence MTVQINRSNRRPVFFIPSISLLASLGVFSSSLEAQAHHPFGGQTPSNILEGFLSGLGHPVVGIDHLVFVIAIGLMAAILRQGLWAPLAFVTTALLGAGIHLQSWDLPAPEFFISASVLLMGGLLALKQSPHPWLASGLAGFAGLFHGYAYGEAIVGAEMTPLVSYLVGFSVIQLVIAALAYRCGRALNSASSEQSTLPLRFAGFAIAGMGLAFLSTVLLG from the coding sequence GTGACAGTACAGATTAATCGATCAAACCGAAGACCAGTATTTTTTATCCCCAGCATCAGCTTACTGGCAAGCTTAGGGGTTTTTAGTTCCAGTCTAGAGGCTCAAGCCCACCATCCCTTTGGCGGACAAACACCTTCCAATATTCTTGAAGGCTTTTTATCGGGCCTAGGTCACCCAGTCGTTGGTATAGACCACCTTGTATTTGTCATTGCCATTGGCTTAATGGCCGCTATTTTGCGTCAAGGACTTTGGGCTCCCCTTGCCTTTGTGACCACCGCATTATTGGGAGCGGGAATTCATCTACAAAGTTGGGACCTACCCGCTCCTGAATTCTTTATTTCTGCATCGGTCCTCTTAATGGGTGGCCTGCTGGCTCTTAAACAAAGTCCCCACCCTTGGTTAGCCTCCGGATTGGCTGGTTTTGCGGGTCTATTTCATGGCTATGCATATGGTGAGGCGATTGTCGGTGCCGAAATGACGCCTTTGGTGTCCTACTTAGTTGGTTTTTCAGTCATTCAACTGGTGATTGCAGCCCTAGCCTACCGCTGTGGACGTGCTCTCAATTCTGCTTCTTCAGAACAGTCTACCCTGCCATTAAGATTTGCTGGCTTTGCGATCGCAGGGATGGGACTCGCTTTTTTAAGCACCGTCCTTCTGGGCTAG
- a CDS encoding PilW family protein, producing the protein MKHFQHWRIGPLVQQTPLQDHPRLHEQGVTLVELLAATIITGLVTSVIGFGVVTASQANKKTESIAARRHDLSRAFDFISNEIRMANRINHTNNVVASNSSTLANVVTDAGLDLADLGAYGTLVLYLEIPINSSIPQVCPADGPNAGSSPPQPANYDRVVYDVRASGQDWLPPNSIFRYGRIPELDGSINPCSDPISSDTLVDAIATANDESPPCLAPGVLVGAMGFQACVKGTQVDLLMHSNISDVEIHRLSSTATSRLGNMQTVPVLTGTRPSGTDTVDLSWTWSGQTALTAYGVQQVVVTNESQVYSGSNSSTSVALSGNSGEQHCYSVIATTGALTSPESNTVCLTK; encoded by the coding sequence ATGAAGCATTTCCAACACTGGCGAATAGGGCCGTTGGTGCAGCAGACTCCCCTGCAGGATCATCCTCGATTACATGAACAGGGAGTAACCCTGGTAGAACTTCTTGCTGCCACCATCATTACTGGGTTAGTGACCAGTGTGATTGGGTTTGGGGTCGTCACTGCATCCCAAGCCAACAAAAAAACGGAATCTATTGCGGCTCGACGCCATGACTTAAGTAGAGCCTTTGATTTCATTAGTAATGAGATCAGAATGGCAAATCGCATCAATCACACAAACAATGTAGTGGCCTCAAATTCCTCGACTTTGGCAAATGTGGTCACGGATGCAGGATTAGACCTAGCCGATCTAGGGGCCTATGGCACGTTGGTCCTCTATTTGGAAATCCCGATTAATTCGTCAATCCCTCAAGTTTGCCCAGCAGATGGGCCAAATGCTGGATCTTCGCCTCCCCAGCCCGCAAACTATGATCGGGTGGTTTACGATGTGCGAGCTAGTGGACAAGATTGGCTACCCCCAAACTCAATTTTTCGATATGGTCGGATCCCAGAATTGGACGGCAGCATTAATCCCTGTAGTGACCCTATTTCTAGCGATACTTTGGTAGATGCGATCGCAACTGCGAATGATGAGTCTCCCCCTTGCCTAGCACCGGGTGTGTTGGTGGGAGCCATGGGGTTTCAAGCCTGTGTGAAGGGAACACAAGTGGACTTGTTGATGCACAGCAATATATCGGATGTGGAAATCCACCGTTTGAGTAGTACCGCTACCTCTCGATTGGGTAATATGCAGACGGTCCCAGTCCTGACGGGGACGAGACCATCAGGTACCGATACGGTTGATTTGTCTTGGACATGGTCTGGTCAAACGGCGCTGACAGCCTATGGGGTCCAGCAAGTGGTCGTCACCAATGAGTCACAAGTTTATAGTGGGAGCAATTCCTCGACCTCAGTTGCTTTGTCTGGCAATAGTGGCGAACAGCATTGCTACTCTGTGATAGCCACAACTGGGGCCTTGACAAGCCCAGAAAGTAATACGGTGTGTCTCACGAAGTAA